The following are from one region of the Escherichia sp. E4742 genome:
- the dapD gene encoding 2,3,4,5-tetrahydropyridine-2,6-dicarboxylate N-succinyltransferase, whose amino-acid sequence MQQLQNIIETAFERRAEITPANADTVTREAVNQVIALLDSGALRVAEKIDGQWVTHQWLKKAVLLSFRINDNQVIEGAESRYFDKVPMKFANYDEARFQKEGFRVVPPAAVRQGAFIARNTVLMPSYVNIGAYVDEGTMVDTWATVGSCAQIGKNVHLSGGVGIGGVLEPLQANPTIIEDNCFIGARSEVVEGVIVEEGSVISMGVYIGQSTRIYDRETGEIHYGRVPAGSVVVSGNLPSKDGKYSLYCAVIVKKVDAKTRGKVGINELLRTID is encoded by the coding sequence ATGCAGCAGTTACAGAACATTATTGAAACCGCTTTTGAACGCCGTGCCGAAATCACGCCAGCCAATGCAGACACCGTTACCCGCGAAGCGGTAAACCAGGTGATTGCACTGTTGGATTCCGGCGCACTGCGTGTTGCGGAAAAAATCGACGGTCAGTGGGTGACGCATCAGTGGTTGAAAAAAGCGGTGCTGCTCTCTTTCCGTATTAATGATAATCAGGTGATCGAAGGGGCAGAAAGCCGCTACTTCGATAAAGTGCCGATGAAATTTGCCAACTACGACGAAGCACGTTTCCAGAAAGAAGGCTTCCGCGTTGTACCACCAGCGGCAGTACGTCAGGGTGCATTTATCGCCCGTAACACCGTGCTGATGCCGTCTTACGTCAACATCGGCGCATACGTTGATGAAGGTACAATGGTTGATACCTGGGCGACCGTTGGTTCCTGTGCGCAAATCGGTAAAAACGTCCACCTGTCTGGTGGTGTAGGCATTGGTGGTGTGCTGGAGCCGCTGCAGGCTAACCCGACCATCATTGAAGACAACTGCTTCATCGGCGCGCGCTCTGAAGTGGTTGAAGGCGTAATTGTCGAAGAAGGTTCCGTTATTTCCATGGGCGTATACATTGGTCAGAGCACCCGTATTTACGACCGTGAAACTGGCGAAATCCACTACGGTCGTGTACCAGCAGGTTCTGTGGTGGTATCCGGCAACCTGCCGTCGAAAGATGGCAAATACAGCCTCTACTGTGCGGTTATCGTTAAGAAAGTTGACGCGAAAACTCGCGGTAAAGTCGGTATTAACGAACTGCTGCGTACCATCGACTAA
- the yaeI gene encoding phosphodiesterase YaeI has product MISRRRFLQAAAATLAAGSGFGYMHYWEPGWLELIRHRLAFFKDNAAPFKILFLADLHYSRFVPLSLISDAIALGIAQKPDLILLGGDYVLFDMPLNFSAFSDVLSPLAKCAPTFACFGNHDRPVGTEKNRLIGEALKSAGITVLFNQATVIATQDRQFELVGTGDLWAGQCKPPPASEANLPRLVLAHNPDSKEVMRNEKWDLMLCGHTHGGQLHVPLVGEPFAPVKDKRYVAGLNAVGERHIYTTRGVGSLYGLRLNCRPEVTILELV; this is encoded by the coding sequence ATGATTTCACGCCGACGATTTTTGCAGGCTGCCGCCGCGACGTTAGCCGCGGGCTCAGGTTTCGGTTATATGCATTACTGGGAACCTGGCTGGCTTGAGTTAATCCGTCACCGCCTCGCCTTTTTTAAAGACAACGCAGCACCTTTCAAAATTCTTTTTCTGGCAGATCTCCATTACTCTCGTTTTGTTCCTTTAAGCCTGATTTCTGACGCGATTGCTCTTGGCATAGCACAAAAGCCCGATTTGATATTGCTGGGCGGTGATTATGTCTTATTTGATATGCCGCTGAATTTTTCGGCGTTCAGTGACGTACTCTCTCCCCTTGCCAAATGTGCGCCGACATTTGCCTGTTTTGGCAACCACGATCGCCCCGTGGGTACAGAGAAAAATCGCTTAATTGGCGAGGCGTTAAAATCGGCGGGCATCACGGTGTTGTTTAACCAGGCAACGGTGATCGCCACGCAGGACAGGCAATTTGAACTGGTAGGCACCGGTGATTTATGGGCCGGACAATGCAAACCGCCTCCTGCCAGCGAAGCCAATCTGCCACGACTGGTGTTGGCGCATAATCCCGACAGCAAAGAAGTCATGCGTAATGAAAAATGGGATCTGATGCTTTGTGGCCACACTCACGGCGGTCAGTTACACGTGCCGTTAGTTGGCGAACCTTTTGCGCCAGTTAAAGATAAACGCTATGTCGCAGGGTTAAACGCTGTTGGCGAACGACACATCTACACGACTCGAGGTGTGGGAAGTTTGTATGGCTTGCGTCTGAACTGCCGCCCGGAAGTAACTATCCTGGAACTGGTGTAG
- a CDS encoding DUF3461 family protein: MYDNLKSLGITNPEEIDRYSLRQEANNDILKIYFQKDKGEFFAKSVKFKYPRQRKTVVADGVGQGYKEVQEISPNLRYIIDELDQICQRDRSEVDLKRKILDDLRHLESVVTNKISEIEADLEKLTRK, encoded by the coding sequence ATGTACGACAATCTGAAAAGTCTGGGTATTACCAATCCTGAAGAAATTGATCGTTACAGCCTCCGGCAGGAAGCCAACAACGATATTCTGAAAATCTATTTTCAGAAAGACAAAGGCGAGTTTTTCGCTAAAAGCGTGAAGTTTAAATATCCGCGTCAGCGCAAAACAGTGGTCGCCGATGGTGTGGGTCAGGGTTATAAAGAAGTGCAGGAGATCAGCCCAAATCTGCGTTATATCATTGATGAGCTTGATCAAATCTGCCAGCGTGACCGCAGCGAAGTGGATCTTAAACGTAAGATCCTCGACGACTTACGTCACCTGGAGTCAGTGGTGACCAATAAGATCAGCGAGATTGAAGCGGATCTGGAAAAGCTGACGCGCAAATAA